Part of the Vigna angularis cultivar LongXiaoDou No.4 chromosome 1, ASM1680809v1, whole genome shotgun sequence genome, CCCATTCTCGATAATTGTAAATTCCATTGAGTTTACTTATtatgcttttattattttatggagATCCTTAGAAAATTTACTGATAAATGAATCTATCAATATAAATTCAGCCTTGGTGAGGAGCATGTGGCTTATCGACGATCAGACTTCCCTCTAATAAAAGTAAGCGTTGTTGGTGGACGGCCATTTTCTTGTGGGGGTAAACCATTGTCGCAGAAAAAGCTTCTTTCTGCAAGGTGTGTATTGTAATGGAAGTAATCAGACAATTCGATCCTCAAAAGGCTCAAAATGTATTTAGTATTTTCAGCTTTCCACCTTAGTTTCTAATGCCTACAAAAAAGAGTTAAGTTCACCAATCACCATTTTTCTCCCATCACATTATCACCTTGAAAGAATGCCGTACGATCTTTCCAACAGTTACTCATATTATTAACTTTTGATGCTATGTATTTATCTTGCCCAATCTTGCCTCGCCTCGCCTCATTTAATTATCCATTATTGTGACAACAGATAATCCACAATAGAAGTAGAGTTAGGTGGTCTTTTATGATTTGTTTAGGAGATCATATATGTTGTGTTTTTTTACTATTACTATAATTCCATGGTAGCTCGAAATCAATTTATCAGTTGAGCTTTGTCATAGATATGGAATTAAAGACATGGATGAGAGTGCTAAGAGAATCCAGAAAGCTGCTCGTGGTACACCGGATGATCATTTTCTTATATTACTTGCACATAACGGGCCCTCAGGTGACACATGGcatttcaattttgttatcaGCTCTGTTGGTACTGCTTGTCTATCACACCTAATACACATCCtgatgtttaaattttaaatttgtataggCCTTGGTTCTGATTTGAATGATATATGTGGAAAGGACTGGGAATTTGGGGGTAATGGTGATTATGGTGATCCAGGTAATACGTATACTTCAtgacttaaatttttattaaaatattatctttttgtgGTTTTGGCACTCAGCAATAATGACAACTGTCAAGGCCGTATTCCAGCCTCCACCTCCTCCCgcttattattatttgaataacaatctttcatttcatttcagatGTTTCTGTATGTTATTCTGAATAATCATTTCCATTTTAGTTGATTTGTACCTTAAGGTGCCACTGAAGAATGATGGAGATAATGCAAACATAACAAAACTGAGATAATACAGTTTTTACCTagtttattatgtttatatgaCAGATCTAGCACACGCCATATCCTTGCTAAAAGAGAATGATCAAGTATCAATTCCCTTGGTTGTATTTGGTCACATGCACAAAGAGCTGGCATATGGCAATGGCTTTAGGAAAATGATTGTGGTTGGCCCTGATAACACCATATACTTAAATGGGGCAATTGTTCCTAGGGTCAAAAGGTTGAATGATGAAGACAAGAGAAGCTTAGACGAGGAAAGTGCTCTTTCCTCATCAGAGGCAAAAGGTACCAGAAGAGCCTTTACTTTAGTTGAGATTTCAGAAGGGAGAGTTGCTAAGATTGCAGAAAGTTGGGTCTCAGTCGTTGAAGATAGGACCACATTAGAAGAAGAGCACATACTATATGAGGTCAGCTAGGATCCTCATCCTCCACATTTAGGCTCCTGCCTCTGTCACACCCATTTTAATGCGTAGATGAATAAAGCCAAGGGTGAAATATACATCGAAGCTGATTCCTTATCCCGATGAATAgtatttaatttcattgttaATAACTACTGTATAGACTACACAAATGGCATATGCTCTTATACTCATTCCTTATCTAGCTGGTGTGATTTATTGCTTGTACCGCACCTCTATTTCATGTGGCAAGTCAAATGTGAAGGGCTCGTGTCAAATTATTTTCTTCCTAGCATAGAGGACTGCACCCCTGTTTGTTTTTGTTGTCCTTGCGCATTTGGATTCATGTTGAATGATATGGGTGGGTCTATTGGATTACACAGGCTGTTCCATTTGCCGTCATGGTGACTAATATTTTTAACCTGGCACTGTCTGCTTGTGGTGCCATTGTATTGTCCAAATTTTACTCCATTTTGCAAGCACTATACACGGATTCTGCAGCTGATAGGTTTGGAGTACATCATTTTCatgtttgtcttttttttttttttctggaccCAATGAAGATTGCAGTGCTTTGGCAGATGGCTGTGATCCCATTTGGTCATGAAATGACTCCCCTGACTTTTAGCTCTAAAGTAAAGGTTAAAGAGGCTGTGATACTGAAGGTTGACCAAACTTTTAATGATTTGATGCTGGCTTGTTTCctcttttcattaattttttctcttttgatgaGTTAAGAAAAAGTTTCATTCACATGAAAGAAATGACCCATTTCCTAGACTTACTCGATTAACCTTGCTATTGGTGAATGACATATTCCACGAATACCACTTACAATCATTTACAGGTTCCTTAATTTCTTATATCATTTGTCAGCACTAACCAAGCATCTTTCCCTTCTATATAATAATCTCTTTTTTAAGCTTTCCATTCTACAAAAGTATGCAGTAGTAGTATTATTTGGCACTGTCTTTTCTGTTTTGCTTTCTTAAGGTTTGGTGCACCGAATTCCAAGCAGTCTATGGACTGTTTTTGACTCGTCCGGTTCCTTTACAGCCATTGGATAACAGAAAGTAAAGTTAAAAGGAAAGCTTAAAGTAACTCCAAATACTTTTCTTGGTAAAACATTGAGTTGATTCTGACCCTGCTAAAAATTGCTATTAACTTTATTGTAAAATCTGGGGGCACCATTTTATAATTGTGTGGTGAACATGAAAGCAAATACCCCACCCTATTGGCTTTATTTTAGTGTCCATACATAATTTGATAGAGAACTCTGATATCTCAACATGTTTCTCTTCATCAATTTTGATATACCATTAACATCATTCCTTCATTTTTTAGGATTTCTACTTTTCTTCTCTAGAGGCCCCGCCCCTTAAAGATTAGTCAATTAAGTTTCTCTAGTTTTTCTACCGTAAAGCCAACATTTTGGTCCATTTAATATTTCCATTTCTTTGACAACTCATTTATGTTTTCCAACTTAGCCTAGGGTCTTTCTAGATAGGGTTAAAACTTGCAACTTCCTGGCACCATACTAAATGCGTACTTTACTTTGCTTCCTCATCCTCATAATTAGATTACTGTAATTAAGATTCTGAATTTGGTACATCATATTTTGTTTCATCAGTTTTAGAGTTGGCACGATAGCCTTTATAGGGACAATCACTGAAATTCTATCTCAAgcttaagagagaaaaatataggTCTGCGTATGTCTAACTGTTCCAAGCTTAAATGAATATTAATTGAGGCACAGCTGCATGATTTTCTAGCTATGCACAGTGCATTCGAATccttcaattttcaaaaaatactttaaatggATGAACATGGTTGAGTAATTGTTGACAAACAAAACCATTCACTTTACCATTCAGCTTTTTGTACCTTTTTGAACATGAACTgctcataataataataatgccaTAATTTATCAAGGAGTAAATATAGAACATGCTCATTATGTCAAAGCAGTTTCCTAACAGCATGTAGAAAGTTGCTATAAAAAGGATTAGCTTGGTCATTATGAAACAACATATCAAGAATCTGGtcaaattttcttcctttttcttggGGATTTTGAAAGTTATCCAATTTCAatagataacattttttataataaatatttaaagtttgtcCAATAATGCACAACTGAGAAATAATTAACAATcaactaaaaaacaaataaattattgt contains:
- the LOC108323805 gene encoding uncharacterized protein LOC108323805 isoform X2, whose translation is MLSACIHASTVFPSFISHCVSPKKLDLSCSSMAASSSIRIVVVGDVHDYWNFEQDSKALEFLQPDLVLFTGDFGDENVEVVQSVANVEFSKAVILGNHDAWFTKQFSKSQEKDKVQLQLECLGEEHVAYRRSDFPLIKVSVVGGRPFSCGGKPLSQKKLLSARYGIKDMDESAKRIQKAARGTPDDHFLILLAHNGPSGLGSDLNDICGKDWEFGGNGDYGDPDLAHAISLLKENDQVSIPLVVFGHMHKELAYGNGFRKMIVVGPDNTIYLNGAIVPRVKRLNDEDKRSLDEESALSSSEAKGTRRAFTLVEISEGRVAKIAESWVSVVEDRTTLEEEHILYEVS
- the LOC108323805 gene encoding uncharacterized protein LOC108323805 isoform X1 translates to MLSACIHASTVFPSFISHCVSPKKLDLSCSSMAASSSIRIVVVGDVHDYWNFEQDSKALEFLQSYVEVQPDLVLFTGDFGDENVEVVQSVANVEFSKAVILGNHDAWFTKQFSKSQEKDKVQLQLECLGEEHVAYRRSDFPLIKVSVVGGRPFSCGGKPLSQKKLLSARYGIKDMDESAKRIQKAARGTPDDHFLILLAHNGPSGLGSDLNDICGKDWEFGGNGDYGDPDLAHAISLLKENDQVSIPLVVFGHMHKELAYGNGFRKMIVVGPDNTIYLNGAIVPRVKRLNDEDKRSLDEESALSSSEAKGTRRAFTLVEISEGRVAKIAESWVSVVEDRTTLEEEHILYEVS